One window from the genome of Cricetulus griseus strain 17A/GY chromosome 2, alternate assembly CriGri-PICRH-1.0, whole genome shotgun sequence encodes:
- the Tal2 gene encoding T-cell acute lymphocytic leukemia protein 2 translates to MTRKIFTNTRERWRQQSVNSAFAKLRKLIPTHPPDKKLSKNETLRLAMRYINFLVKVLGEQSLQQTGVAAQGNILGLFPQGPHLPDVDERTLLNDCGVSSPGPSHEAP, encoded by the coding sequence ATGACCAGAAAGATCTTCACAAATACCAGGGAGCGCTGGAGGCAGCAGAGTGTCAACAGTGCCTTTGCCAAGCTGCGGAAGCTCATCCCCACTCACCCTCCAGACAAGAAGCTGAGCAAGAATGAAACGCTCCGTTTGGCAATGAGGTATATCAACTTCTTGGTCAAGGTCTTGGGAGAGCAAAGCCTACAGCAAACAGGAGTGGCTGCTCAGGGAAACATTCTGGGGCTCTTTCCCCAAGGGCCCCACCTGCCAGATGTTGATGAAAGAACTTTACTCAATGACTGTGGAGTTTCTTCCCCCGGCCCAAGCCATGAGGCTCCCTAG